A single Kribbella aluminosa DNA region contains:
- a CDS encoding type II toxin-antitoxin system VapC family toxin: MIVDTGVIVAMSNRRDDYHHQCTDLLTTTLEPLVLPEPLLVEIGYMLGSRASAQVEADFLRDVADGLYTLESMHRDDLARTAELVETYADLPLGTADACVIALAERLGVTRIATLDRRHFSVVRPRHVATFTLLPEL; this comes from the coding sequence GTGATCGTAGACACCGGCGTCATTGTGGCGATGAGCAACCGCCGCGATGACTACCACCATCAGTGCACCGACCTGTTGACCACGACACTTGAGCCGCTCGTGCTTCCGGAGCCGTTGCTGGTCGAGATCGGCTACATGCTCGGTTCGAGAGCGAGCGCGCAGGTCGAGGCCGACTTTCTGCGCGACGTGGCCGATGGCCTCTACACGCTGGAGTCCATGCATCGCGATGACCTCGCCAGGACAGCCGAGTTGGTCGAGACCTACGCAGACTTGCCCCTTGGCACTGCTGACGCCTGTGTCATCGCGCTGGCGGAGCGCCTCGGTGTGACGCGAATCGCAACGCTGGACCGGCGTCACTTCTCTGTGGTGAGACCCAGACACGTTGCAACGTTCACGCTTCTGCCCGAGCTTTAG
- a CDS encoding serine hydrolase domain-containing protein, giving the protein MSTLGLKEKTFVELSRRSLGKLAVATGATAAVGTGAGYLIGRPADAAATWKATGTAVPALVGFDNQMKAFMQARGITAGQVAVTYKGRLVLARGYSTSTALAVQPTSLFRIASLSKSLTAAAIVKLAQDGKLSLSTPVANIIDIKPATGLTRDARWSKITLWKVLQHLGGWDRDVSGDPEWKDATISRALGVPMELHTADVIKYVAGQKLDFDPGAKYVYSNFGYTLAGRVIEKVSGLSYENYVKQKLLAPLKINRMALGYSLAKHSGETSYESQYTGPTVLDMSGKIVPAPYGSFSMRIQDANGGWIASAPDLVRWAKMFDAPSSVLNSTSLGRVWAKPSIGVNSDGWYYGLGWQIRPVTGGTGRNTWHTGSMPGTYSIVVRTYNGMSWAAVFNRRDDASGKSYGDIDAALWTAANGVKTWPTNDLFPQYF; this is encoded by the coding sequence TTGTCCACCCTTGGTCTGAAGGAGAAGACGTTCGTGGAGTTGTCACGCCGGAGTCTTGGGAAGTTGGCTGTTGCTACGGGGGCCACCGCTGCGGTGGGGACCGGGGCCGGCTATCTGATCGGGCGGCCTGCTGATGCTGCTGCTACCTGGAAGGCGACCGGTACTGCGGTGCCGGCGCTGGTCGGGTTCGACAACCAGATGAAGGCGTTCATGCAGGCCCGGGGGATTACCGCGGGGCAGGTCGCGGTGACGTACAAGGGGCGGCTGGTGCTTGCCCGTGGCTACAGTACGTCGACCGCGCTGGCGGTGCAGCCGACGTCGTTGTTCCGGATCGCGAGCCTGTCGAAGTCGCTGACCGCGGCCGCGATCGTGAAGCTGGCGCAGGACGGGAAGCTGAGCCTGTCGACGCCGGTCGCGAACATCATCGACATCAAGCCGGCGACCGGGCTGACCCGGGATGCGCGGTGGTCGAAGATCACGCTGTGGAAGGTGCTGCAGCACCTCGGCGGCTGGGACCGGGACGTCTCCGGCGACCCGGAGTGGAAGGATGCCACGATCTCGCGGGCCCTCGGCGTACCGATGGAACTGCACACCGCGGACGTGATCAAGTACGTCGCCGGGCAGAAGCTCGACTTCGACCCGGGCGCGAAGTACGTGTACTCGAACTTCGGGTACACGCTCGCCGGCCGGGTGATCGAGAAGGTCAGCGGGCTCAGCTACGAGAACTACGTGAAGCAGAAGCTGCTCGCGCCGTTGAAGATCAACCGGATGGCGCTCGGCTACTCCCTCGCGAAGCACAGCGGCGAGACGTCGTACGAGTCGCAGTACACCGGCCCGACGGTCCTCGACATGTCCGGGAAGATCGTGCCCGCGCCGTACGGCTCGTTCAGCATGCGGATCCAGGACGCGAACGGCGGCTGGATCGCGAGCGCGCCGGACCTGGTCCGCTGGGCGAAGATGTTCGACGCGCCGTCGAGCGTGCTGAACAGTACGTCGCTCGGCCGCGTCTGGGCGAAGCCGTCCATCGGTGTGAACTCCGACGGCTGGTACTACGGCCTCGGCTGGCAGATCCGCCCGGTGACCGGCGGTACCGGCCGCAACACGTGGCACACCGGCAGCATGCCCGGTACGTACTCGATCGTCGTCCGCACGTACAACGGGATGAGCTGGGCGGCCGTGTTCAACCGCCGCGACGACGCCAGCGGCAAGTCGTACGGCGACATCGACGCCGCGCTGTGGACCGCCGCCAACGGCGTGAAGACCTGGCCGACGAACGACCTGTTCCCGCAGTACTTCTGA
- a CDS encoding IS110 family transposase translates to MFTERTSVGLDVHARSVAAAAIDGVTGELFQARLTPSHEHIRSWVAGLPGPVAVAYEAGPTGFGLYRVLTAAGVRCEVVAPSKLQRPAGDRVKTDARDAVHLARLLRLDEITAVAIPTIDQEAARDLVRAREDCRSDLMRARHRLSKLLLRHGIVYDGGNAWTGKHDTWLRNDALPRLTSVSASTATRLTFDADYETVLATKARRDRLDAAIEQLAADSEFTALVRRLGCLRGISTLTGFALAVEIGDWHRFTGNSIGSFVGLTPAEYSSGGSRALGPITKTGNGHARRLLVEAAWHHRPHYRIGKTLRDRWDLAPAAARIRGDEGNHRLHQRWVRFIDRRKRSTVANIAIARELAGWCWSLATLDDAT, encoded by the coding sequence GTGTTTACCGAGCGTACGAGTGTTGGGCTTGATGTGCACGCCCGGTCGGTCGCGGCAGCGGCGATTGATGGCGTCACGGGTGAGCTGTTTCAGGCCAGGCTGACCCCGTCGCACGAGCACATCCGGTCGTGGGTCGCCGGTTTGCCGGGCCCGGTCGCGGTGGCCTATGAGGCAGGGCCGACGGGTTTCGGGCTCTATCGGGTGTTGACCGCGGCCGGGGTCAGGTGCGAGGTCGTCGCGCCGAGCAAGCTGCAACGGCCGGCCGGTGACCGGGTGAAGACCGATGCCAGGGACGCCGTGCATCTGGCGCGGCTGCTGCGGTTGGACGAGATCACCGCGGTCGCGATCCCGACCATCGACCAGGAGGCCGCCCGCGACCTCGTTCGTGCCCGCGAGGACTGCCGCAGCGACCTGATGCGCGCCCGGCACCGGTTATCGAAGCTGCTGCTGCGCCACGGCATCGTCTACGACGGCGGCAACGCCTGGACCGGTAAGCACGACACCTGGCTGCGCAACGACGCCCTCCCACGGCTGACCTCGGTATCTGCTTCGACAGCCACACGTCTGACCTTCGACGCCGACTACGAGACAGTGCTCGCAACCAAGGCCCGTCGCGACCGGCTCGACGCCGCGATCGAACAGCTGGCCGCCGATTCGGAGTTCACTGCACTCGTGCGGCGTCTGGGCTGTCTGCGCGGCATCAGCACGCTCACCGGGTTCGCGCTCGCGGTCGAGATCGGCGACTGGCACCGGTTCACCGGCAACTCGATCGGATCATTCGTCGGGCTCACCCCGGCCGAGTACTCCTCGGGCGGATCGCGCGCTCTGGGCCCGATCACCAAGACCGGCAACGGCCACGCCCGCCGGCTGCTGGTCGAGGCAGCCTGGCACCACCGGCCCCACTACCGGATCGGCAAAACCCTGCGCGACCGCTGGGACCTCGCCCCGGCCGCGGCCAGGATCCGCGGTGACGAAGGAAACCACCGCCTCCACCAACGCTGGGTCCGCTTCATCGACCGCCGCAAACGCAGCACCGTCGCGAACATCGCGATCGCCCGCGAACTCGCCGGCTGGTGCTGGTCACTGGCAACCCTCGACGACGCCACCTGA
- a CDS encoding MarR family winged helix-turn-helix transcriptional regulator has protein sequence MTQSGKPDLGILLLLADQEFVRELRARLAAQGYEDQGRSDGFVFRTLADGPTTISRLAERLEITKQGAGQIADDLVRRGYVERRPDPTDARARLLHLTDRGHAALSAARRFHRDYERRLRKALGDQAIDTLRDVLTEMTGEAQISTPHFRAGMF, from the coding sequence ATGACGCAATCGGGCAAGCCGGATCTCGGCATCCTCCTACTCCTCGCCGACCAGGAGTTCGTCCGCGAACTCCGCGCGCGACTGGCCGCGCAGGGGTACGAGGACCAGGGCCGCTCGGACGGATTCGTGTTCCGCACGCTGGCCGATGGCCCGACCACGATCAGCCGGCTGGCCGAGCGGCTGGAGATCACCAAGCAGGGCGCCGGCCAGATCGCCGACGACCTCGTACGCCGCGGGTATGTCGAACGTCGCCCCGACCCGACCGACGCCCGCGCGCGCCTGCTGCACCTCACCGACCGCGGCCACGCCGCCCTGTCAGCGGCCCGCCGGTTCCACCGCGACTACGAACGCCGGCTCCGCAAAGCCCTCGGCGACCAGGCGATCGACACCCTGCGCGACGTACTGACCGAGATGACCGGCGAGGCCCAGATCAGCACGCCGCACTTCCGGGCGGGGATGTTCTAG
- a CDS encoding cupin domain-containing protein: protein MQVIHADEAPRFRLPGVEFTGYAAPSRGSAGLCTWRLTVDVGHGGDAPHTVDHDEVFMVLSGTVQLGDGGDRLGPGDAVVVPAGEPIALTNLGEENAELIVAITAGFTGHLADGTSVQPPWAQ from the coding sequence ATGCAGGTCATCCACGCGGACGAGGCACCGCGGTTCCGGCTGCCGGGGGTCGAGTTCACCGGGTACGCCGCGCCGAGCCGGGGGTCGGCCGGGCTGTGCACGTGGCGGCTCACGGTCGACGTCGGCCACGGTGGCGACGCACCGCACACGGTCGACCACGACGAGGTGTTCATGGTGCTGAGCGGCACGGTGCAGCTCGGCGACGGAGGGGACAGGCTCGGCCCGGGCGACGCGGTCGTGGTGCCCGCCGGTGAGCCGATCGCGCTGACCAACCTCGGCGAGGAGAATGCCGAGCTGATCGTTGCCATCACGGCAGGGTTCACCGGCCATCTGGCCGACGGCACGTCTGTCCAGCCGCCCTGGGCGCAGTAG
- a CDS encoding GyrI-like domain-containing protein: MPEIVELGERPYVALRGTVPMDGIAAFADRLREVIDWLAAREIAPNDAPFFKYDVVDMDRGLTMEIGFPVDDVHSGEGEIVTGVLPAGRYVTATHHGHPDGLLGATRDLLAWGDEQGVAWDADGDIWAARLEVYRSDPREVPDMDDWVTDLQFKLKG; this comes from the coding sequence ATGCCGGAGATCGTGGAGTTGGGGGAGCGGCCGTACGTCGCGCTGCGGGGCACGGTGCCGATGGACGGGATCGCGGCGTTCGCGGACCGGTTGCGGGAGGTGATCGACTGGCTGGCGGCCCGGGAGATCGCGCCGAACGACGCGCCGTTCTTCAAGTACGACGTGGTCGACATGGACCGCGGGCTGACGATGGAGATCGGCTTCCCGGTCGACGACGTGCACTCCGGTGAGGGCGAGATCGTCACCGGCGTACTCCCGGCCGGCCGGTACGTGACGGCCACGCACCACGGGCATCCCGACGGGCTGCTCGGCGCGACCCGGGACCTGCTTGCCTGGGGCGACGAGCAGGGCGTTGCGTGGGACGCCGACGGCGACATCTGGGCGGCCCGCCTGGAGGTCTACCGCTCCGACCCCCGCGAGGTCCCCGACATGGACGACTGGGTCACCGACCTGCAGTTCAAACTGAAGGGCTAA
- a CDS encoding ArsR/SmtB family transcription factor → MPTVLAGVSRLDPERIRHVASPLIELGCALHVLAEPAHHGCADWAAAVPLSDDLRGELAQWAWTVRAVRARFFATSTATGMPSWDDELAALRKRPPEAVAAELVRPLRGRPLSSHATDNTAVLHWARSRGRSTAALVESLLTDPADPVRRFVDLLDACWQEWFRAVWDESRDALAARGRQDRDLAVRDGVGAMLRSLDASVDVRDADSVVVQKVQSKRIDIGSRSLLLVPSNYIAPHLFIGEIPGEPITIIYPTRGRAADVPTAQQIRERLDALASPDRLQVCRAVASEPRTAGEIAALWGLHPTQVTRHLRALTRAGLVTAERQGRFVAYRLNNDALTTLGADLLTLILR, encoded by the coding sequence GTGCCGACTGTCCTGGCAGGCGTCAGTCGGCTCGACCCCGAGCGGATCCGGCACGTCGCCTCGCCGCTGATCGAGCTCGGCTGCGCTCTGCACGTGCTGGCTGAGCCTGCACACCACGGCTGTGCGGACTGGGCGGCCGCCGTGCCGCTCTCGGACGACCTGCGCGGGGAGCTCGCTCAGTGGGCCTGGACCGTACGAGCGGTACGGGCACGCTTCTTCGCGACCTCCACAGCCACAGGTATGCCGTCATGGGACGACGAGCTGGCAGCGCTGCGGAAACGTCCGCCGGAGGCGGTGGCCGCGGAACTCGTCCGCCCGCTCCGTGGCCGTCCGTTGAGCAGCCACGCCACCGACAACACCGCAGTACTGCACTGGGCGCGCAGCCGAGGCCGTTCCACCGCCGCACTGGTCGAGTCGCTGCTGACCGACCCCGCCGATCCGGTACGTCGTTTTGTCGACCTGCTGGACGCCTGCTGGCAGGAGTGGTTCCGGGCCGTCTGGGACGAGTCACGTGATGCCCTGGCTGCACGTGGTCGGCAGGACCGTGACTTGGCAGTACGGGACGGTGTTGGGGCGATGCTGCGTTCGCTGGACGCCTCGGTCGACGTACGGGACGCGGACAGCGTTGTGGTGCAGAAGGTGCAGAGCAAGCGGATCGACATCGGCAGCCGCTCGTTGCTGCTTGTCCCGAGCAACTACATCGCGCCGCACCTGTTCATCGGAGAGATCCCCGGCGAGCCGATCACGATCATCTACCCGACCCGCGGGCGCGCGGCCGACGTACCGACAGCACAGCAGATCCGGGAACGCCTGGACGCCCTGGCGTCACCCGACCGCCTGCAGGTGTGCCGCGCGGTTGCCAGCGAGCCTCGCACCGCAGGTGAGATCGCTGCGTTGTGGGGTCTGCACCCGACACAGGTCACCCGCCACCTGCGAGCACTTACCAGAGCCGGTCTGGTCACCGCTGAACGCCAGGGCCGGTTCGTTGCCTACAGGTTGAACAACGACGCGCTCACGACCCTAGGCGCCGACCTGCTCACGCTCATCCTGCGCTAG
- a CDS encoding FAD-dependent oxidoreductase yields MGVLEVAVIGAGQAGLSAAYHLVRFGFAPYDEVVVLDRNTEPGGAWQHRWDSLTMHDVHGIANLPGVPVPASVGAERANAFVPAYFADYEKRFDLPVVRPVAVESVREIDGGFALDTSAGRYSAAALVNATGTWDRPFIPWYPGIETFRGRQLHTADYRGAAALAGQHVLVVGGGASAVQLLAEVSEVATTTWVTRRPPEWRTDVDFTPEYGRQVVARVEERVRAGLPPRSVVSVTGLHLRQQEQAAWGRGVYTRLPMFSRITPDGVDWADGSNQHVDTILWATGFRADLAHLSPLHLREPSGGIRMNGTAAAVDPRIHLVGYGPSASTIGANRAGFAAARALRDLLAQDEREQVGA; encoded by the coding sequence ATTGGTGTGCTTGAGGTAGCGGTGATCGGTGCGGGGCAGGCCGGGCTGTCGGCTGCGTACCACCTGGTGCGGTTCGGGTTCGCGCCGTACGACGAGGTGGTCGTGCTGGACCGCAACACGGAGCCGGGCGGTGCCTGGCAGCACAGGTGGGACTCGTTGACGATGCACGACGTCCACGGGATCGCCAACCTGCCCGGAGTGCCGGTGCCGGCGAGCGTCGGGGCCGAGCGGGCCAACGCGTTCGTGCCCGCGTACTTCGCGGACTACGAGAAGCGCTTCGACCTCCCCGTCGTACGGCCGGTGGCGGTCGAGAGCGTGCGGGAGATCGACGGCGGGTTCGCACTGGACACGTCTGCCGGGAGATACTCCGCTGCCGCGCTGGTGAACGCGACCGGGACCTGGGACCGGCCGTTCATCCCGTGGTACCCGGGTATCGAGACGTTCCGCGGGCGTCAGCTGCACACGGCGGACTACCGCGGCGCGGCTGCGCTCGCCGGACAGCATGTCCTCGTCGTCGGTGGTGGTGCGTCTGCGGTGCAATTGCTGGCGGAGGTGTCGGAGGTTGCGACCACCACGTGGGTGACTCGGCGCCCTCCGGAGTGGCGCACCGACGTGGACTTCACACCGGAGTACGGGCGTCAGGTGGTGGCCCGGGTCGAGGAGCGTGTCCGTGCGGGCCTACCGCCTCGTAGCGTGGTCAGTGTGACCGGTCTGCACCTGCGGCAACAGGAACAAGCTGCGTGGGGCCGTGGCGTCTACACGCGGCTGCCGATGTTCTCGCGCATCACACCGGACGGTGTGGACTGGGCGGACGGCAGCAATCAGCACGTGGACACAATCCTCTGGGCTACTGGCTTCCGTGCTGACCTGGCGCACCTGTCCCCACTGCACCTGCGTGAGCCGTCCGGAGGCATCCGCATGAACGGCACCGCGGCTGCAGTCGACCCACGCATCCACCTGGTCGGCTACGGCCCGTCGGCCAGCACCATCGGCGCCAACCGCGCCGGCTTCGCGGCCGCCAGGGCTCTCCGCGACCTCCTAGCGCAGGATGAGCGTGAGCAGGTCGGCGCCTAG
- a CDS encoding N(5)-(carboxyethyl)ornithine synthase, with protein sequence MDQLTLGVIGRSRKENEHRLPIHPHHFERIEEDLRGRILLEAGYGERFGLSDKQLAESVAGVVGRDELIAAADVVLLPKPQPEDLAELRDGQVLWGWPHCVQDEKVTQLGIDRRLTLIAFEAMNHWTADGRFSLHVFHKNNELAGYCSVLHALELVGSTGDYGRRLRAVVIGFGATARGAVTALNAHGIHDVDVLTGRDVAAVGSPIHSARMVQYDQDEVAPGAALDPRRSHALLEDGRVPLAGFLAEHDIIVNCVLQDPDAPLTFLIEEDLALFEPGGLIVDVSCDLGMGFSWARPTGFDDPTFMVGDNITYYGVDHSPSYLWNSATWEISEALLPFLRPVLEGPAGWHADATLSRAIEIEGGTIRNTGILSFQHRSPDYPHPRL encoded by the coding sequence GTGGACCAGTTAACCCTCGGCGTCATCGGTCGTTCCCGCAAGGAGAACGAGCATCGGTTGCCGATCCATCCGCACCACTTCGAGCGGATCGAGGAGGATCTGCGGGGGCGCATCCTCCTCGAGGCCGGGTACGGCGAGCGGTTCGGGCTCTCCGACAAGCAACTGGCCGAATCGGTCGCCGGCGTCGTCGGCCGGGACGAGCTGATCGCCGCCGCCGACGTCGTCCTGCTGCCCAAGCCGCAGCCCGAGGATCTCGCTGAGCTCCGCGACGGGCAGGTGCTCTGGGGCTGGCCGCACTGCGTCCAGGACGAGAAGGTCACCCAGCTCGGGATCGACCGCCGGCTCACGCTGATCGCGTTCGAGGCGATGAACCACTGGACCGCCGACGGCCGGTTCAGCCTGCACGTGTTCCACAAGAACAACGAGCTGGCCGGGTACTGCTCCGTACTGCACGCGCTCGAGCTGGTCGGCTCGACCGGCGACTACGGGCGCCGGCTGCGGGCGGTGGTGATCGGGTTCGGCGCGACCGCCCGAGGAGCCGTCACCGCGTTGAACGCGCACGGCATCCACGACGTCGACGTTCTCACCGGCCGTGACGTGGCCGCCGTCGGCTCACCGATCCACTCGGCGCGGATGGTCCAGTACGACCAGGACGAGGTCGCGCCCGGTGCCGCCCTCGATCCCCGCCGGAGCCACGCGCTGCTGGAGGACGGCCGAGTGCCGCTGGCCGGGTTCCTGGCCGAGCACGACATCATCGTGAACTGCGTGCTGCAGGATCCGGACGCGCCGCTCACCTTCCTGATCGAGGAGGACCTGGCGCTGTTCGAGCCGGGCGGCCTGATCGTCGACGTCTCCTGCGACCTGGGCATGGGCTTCAGCTGGGCCCGGCCGACCGGGTTCGACGACCCGACGTTCATGGTCGGCGACAACATCACGTACTACGGCGTCGACCACAGCCCGTCGTACCTGTGGAACTCGGCGACCTGGGAGATCAGCGAGGCCCTGCTGCCGTTCCTCCGCCCGGTGCTCGAAGGTCCCGCCGGCTGGCACGCCGACGCCACCCTCAGCCGAGCGATCGAGATCGAGGGCGGCACCATCCGCAATACCGGCATCCTGTCCTTCCAGCACCGCTCCCCCGACTATCCTCACCCACGCCTCTGA
- a CDS encoding precorrin-3B C(17)-methyltransferase: MVSSGDPGVFAMASAVTEVAAEPEYADIAIRVLPGMTAAQAVASRVGAPLGHDYCVLSLSDRLKPWEVIAQRLTAAAQADLAIAIYNPASKSRTWQVAATRDLLLEHRSADTPVVVGRDVGGPAEAITVTTLGQLDAQTVDMRCLLLIGSSQTRTVPRPAGPLVFTPRRYPATVSETTPGVG; encoded by the coding sequence GTGGTCTCGTCCGGCGACCCTGGTGTGTTCGCGATGGCCAGTGCGGTCACAGAGGTGGCGGCGGAGCCGGAGTACGCCGACATCGCCATACGGGTGCTGCCGGGCATGACAGCGGCACAGGCGGTCGCCAGCCGCGTGGGAGCACCGCTGGGGCACGACTACTGCGTGCTGTCGCTCTCGGATCGGCTCAAGCCGTGGGAGGTGATCGCACAGCGCCTGACCGCAGCAGCACAGGCAGACCTCGCCATAGCGATCTACAACCCCGCCTCGAAGTCCCGCACCTGGCAGGTGGCCGCTACGCGGGACCTGCTGCTCGAGCATCGTTCTGCTGACACACCGGTGGTTGTCGGGCGTGACGTCGGCGGTCCGGCGGAGGCGATCACTGTGACAACTCTGGGCCAACTGGACGCTCAAACGGTTGACATGCGGTGCCTGCTACTGATCGGCTCGTCACAGACGCGTACCGTGCCCCGTCCGGCCGGCCCGCTGGTCTTCACTCCGCGCCGATACCCGGCAACGGTCAGTGAGACCACACCAGGAGTCGGTTAA
- a CDS encoding precorrin-2 C(20)-methyltransferase, with product MGEATKREQTGRLWGVGLGPGDPELVTVKAARLIGAADVIAFHSARHGRSIARSVAAPYLTEGQLEEHLVYPLTTETTDHPGGYQGAMDDFYADCAARLAAHLDAGRDVVVLAEGDPLFYGSYMHMHKRLADRYPCEVVPGVTSVSAAAAVLGRPLCERDEILTVLPGTLPPDVLADRLRSTDAAAVMKLGRTFENVREAFELAGRADEAWYVERATTDAQRTAPLNEVDPDEVPYFSLALLPSPINSTLTPPATKTAPEGSVTVVGLGPAGPEWMTPEVRAAIAGADDVIGYTTYVDRLPDRARQRKHGSDNRVESERGRVRTGPGP from the coding sequence ATGGGCGAGGCGACGAAGCGTGAGCAGACCGGGCGGTTGTGGGGGGTCGGGCTCGGGCCGGGCGACCCGGAACTCGTCACCGTGAAGGCGGCGCGGTTGATCGGGGCCGCGGACGTGATCGCGTTCCACAGTGCGCGGCACGGGCGGAGCATCGCGCGATCGGTGGCCGCGCCGTACCTCACCGAAGGGCAGCTCGAGGAGCACCTCGTCTACCCGCTCACCACCGAGACCACGGACCACCCGGGCGGCTACCAGGGCGCGATGGACGACTTCTACGCCGACTGCGCCGCCCGCCTGGCCGCCCATCTCGACGCGGGCCGGGACGTCGTTGTCCTCGCGGAGGGCGACCCCCTCTTCTACGGCTCGTACATGCACATGCACAAACGCCTTGCGGATCGCTACCCGTGCGAGGTGGTCCCCGGTGTGACCTCCGTGAGCGCGGCCGCCGCCGTACTCGGCCGGCCGCTCTGCGAACGCGACGAGATCCTCACCGTCCTCCCCGGGACCCTGCCGCCGGACGTCCTGGCCGACCGCCTCCGCTCTACGGACGCGGCAGCGGTGATGAAGCTCGGCCGCACGTTCGAGAACGTGCGTGAGGCGTTCGAGCTGGCGGGCCGTGCGGACGAGGCCTGGTACGTCGAACGCGCCACCACCGACGCCCAGCGCACGGCCCCGCTCAACGAAGTCGACCCGGACGAGGTGCCGTACTTCTCCCTCGCCCTGCTCCCGAGCCCCATCAACAGCACGCTCACTCCCCCGGCCACCAAGACCGCGCCGGAAGGCTCGGTCACCGTCGTAGGCCTCGGACCGGCCGGCCCGGAGTGGATGACTCCAGAGGTACGCGCAGCAATCGCAGGTGCCGACGACGTGATCGGCTACACGACGTACGTCGACCGCTTGCCCGACAGAGCTCGGCAGCGTAAGCACGGCTCCGACAACCGCGTGGAGTCGGAGCGGGGCCGCGTTCGCACTGGACCTGGCCCGTAA
- a CDS encoding precorrin-3B synthase has translation MARTEGDRCPGVLAVHQAADGGLARVRLPGGRLTAAQVDVLRVAAAELGDGRLELTSRANVQLRGLDADGPQELSDRLYAAGLLPSIAHERVRNIMASPLSGLDRESRYDVMPVAAALDEALCDRPELAELPGRFLFALDDGRGDLAELRADVAVRALDERTALMSLGDRGVRVDWATVPELMVAAAGAFLQVREQEWRVAEVAGGSGRILERLGLQATEVVPLETTRVVAGVHGTALVVTVPLGSLTQQQAAALGQAEVRLTPWRSVVVPSSTRGLEDVGLVTTPDSVWEGVTACAGKPGCAKALADVRADATHLLADVGGLVLADVRGLGRGRRVHWSGCERRCGKPAGEFVDVVAVGDGYLVDGERL, from the coding sequence GTGGCGAGGACTGAAGGCGATCGGTGCCCTGGTGTGCTGGCGGTGCACCAGGCTGCTGACGGCGGTCTCGCCCGCGTACGGCTACCCGGTGGACGTCTGACCGCCGCACAGGTCGACGTACTGCGTGTTGCTGCCGCTGAGCTGGGTGACGGGCGGCTGGAGCTCACGTCACGCGCCAACGTACAACTCCGTGGGCTGGACGCCGACGGACCGCAGGAGCTGTCCGACAGGTTGTACGCGGCCGGCCTACTGCCGTCGATCGCCCATGAGCGCGTGCGGAACATCATGGCGTCCCCGCTCTCCGGTCTGGACCGAGAGTCGCGGTACGACGTCATGCCGGTGGCGGCTGCGCTTGACGAAGCGCTGTGCGACCGCCCTGAGCTGGCAGAGCTGCCGGGGCGGTTCTTGTTCGCACTGGATGACGGGCGTGGGGACCTGGCTGAGCTGCGGGCGGACGTGGCTGTACGGGCGTTGGACGAGCGGACTGCACTGATGAGCCTTGGAGACCGGGGCGTTCGGGTTGACTGGGCGACAGTGCCTGAGCTGATGGTTGCTGCGGCCGGGGCGTTCCTGCAGGTGCGTGAGCAGGAATGGCGGGTCGCTGAGGTTGCCGGAGGCTCCGGACGGATCCTTGAACGCCTTGGGCTGCAGGCGACTGAGGTGGTGCCTCTTGAGACCACACGGGTTGTTGCTGGTGTGCATGGGACCGCACTGGTCGTGACAGTGCCGCTGGGCAGTCTCACGCAGCAGCAGGCCGCCGCGCTGGGACAGGCCGAAGTCCGTCTCACGCCGTGGCGCTCCGTTGTGGTGCCGTCCAGTACGCGCGGGCTGGAGGACGTCGGGCTGGTCACCACACCGGACTCGGTGTGGGAGGGCGTCACAGCCTGCGCCGGCAAGCCGGGCTGCGCCAAGGCGCTGGCCGACGTGCGAGCAGACGCAACCCACTTACTGGCAGACGTGGGTGGCCTTGTACTGGCAGACGTGCGTGGGCTTGGGCGTGGGAGACGCGTGCACTGGTCCGGATGTGAGCGGCGGTGCGGGAAACCGGCCGGTGAGTTCGTGGATGTGGTTGCTGTCGGTGACGGATATCTGGTGGACGGGGAACGGCTGTGA